From the Vulpes lagopus strain Blue_001 chromosome 15, ASM1834538v1, whole genome shotgun sequence genome, one window contains:
- the WNT11 gene encoding protein Wnt-11, which yields MRARPRVCEALLFALALQTGVCYGIKWLALSKTPAALALNQTQHCKQLEGLVSAQVQLCRSNLELMHTIVHAAREVMKACRRAFADMRWNCSSIELAPNYLLDLERGTRESAFVYALSAAAISHAIARACTSGDLPGCSCGPVPGEPPGPGNRWGGCADNLSYGLLMGAKFSDAPMKVKKTGSQANKLMRLHNSEVGRQALRASLEMKCKCHGVSGSCSIRTCWKGLQELRDVAADLKTRYLSATKVVHRPMGTRKHLVPKDLDIRPVKDSELVYLQSSPDFCMKNEKVGSHGTQDRQCNKTSHGSDSCDLMCCGRGYNPYTDRVVERCHCKYHWCCYVTCRRCERTVERYVCK from the exons ATGAGGGCGCGGCCGCGGGTGTGCGAGGCGCTCCTCTTCGCCCTGGCGCTCCAGACCGGCGTGTGCTACGGCATCAAATGGCT GGCGCTGTCCAAGACCCCGGCGGCCCTGGCGCTGAACCAGACGCAGCACTGCAAGCAGCTGGAGGGGCTGGTGTCTGCGCAGGTGCAGCTCTGCCGCAGCAACCTGGAGCTTATGCACACCATCGTGCACGCTGCCCGCGAGGTCATGAAGGCCTGCCGCAGGGCCTTTGCGGACATGCGCTGGAACTGCTCCTCCATCGAGCTTGCCCCCAACTACCTGCTTGACCTGGAGAGAG GGACCCGGGAGTCGGCCTTCGTGTATGCGCTGTCGGCGGCCGCCATCAGCCACGCCATCGCCCGGGCCTGCACCTCCGGGGACCTGCCCGGCTGCTCCTGCGGCCCCGTCCCaggtgagccacccgggcccgGGAACCGCTGGGGAGGATGTGCGGACAACCTCAGCTACGGGCTTCTCATGGGAGCCAAGTTTTCCGATGCTCCTATGAAGGTGAAAAAAACAGGATCCCAAGCCAATAAACTGATGCGTCTACACAACAGTGAAGTGGGGAGACAG GCTCTGCGCGCCTCTCTGGAAATGAAGTGTAAGTGCCATGGGGTATCTGGCTCCTGCTCCATCCGCACCTGCTGGAAGGGGCTGCAGGAGCTTCGGGATGTGGCTGCCGACCTCAAGACCCGCTACCTGTCAGCCACCAAGGTGGTGCACCGCCCCATGGGCACCCGCAAGCACCTGGTGCCCAAGGACCTGGACATCAGGCCTGTGAAGGACTCAGAGCTTGTCTATCTGCAGAGTTCGCCCGACTTCTGCATGAAGAACGAGAAGGTGGGCTCCCACGGGACGCAAGACAG GCAGTGCAACAAAACATCCCATGGCAGTGACAGCTGTGACCTCATGTGCTGCGGCCGTGGCTACAACCCTTACACAGACCGCGTGGTCGAGCGCTGCCACTGCAAGTATCACTGGTGCTGCTACGTTACCTGCCGCCGCTGCGAGCGCACAGTGGAGCGCTACGTTTGCAAGTGA